The Choristoneura fumiferana chromosome Z, NRCan_CFum_1, whole genome shotgun sequence DNA window CCACCTTTCTGGCGCGACCAGCCGCTCCTCTGGTTCTGCAGCTTCGAAGCCGCCACCGCTGAACTCAAGCGCAGCCAGGCTCAGCTCGCGCAGATGGTGATCGCCCAGTTAGAAAAGCAAGACATCCAAAACATCGCGGATCTCATATACTCGCCGCCAGAACAAGAGTACTACAAAGCCATTAAAGATAGACTCATTTCCATCTACGAGGAATCAAACAGTGCGCAGACGAAGAAACTTTTAACTCAAGTTGAGCTCGGCGAACAGAAACCCAGCCAGCTTCTCAGACGGATGCAGCAGCTAAACAAAGATAAGTTCCCAGAAAGCACCATAAAAATGATGTGGCTTGAGCACCTGCCGCCACACGTGCAATCTGTCTTAGCGGTCAGCGAGGCTTTCCAAAGCAAGACAACGCTTGAAGATCTGGCGCTGCTCGCCGACAAGATGATGGAGGTGCACACGTCATCTCAGCACATCGCCGCCGTCGCAACGCCCATTGTTCCTCCACCACCGCCAGCTATCATACCACCGCCGTTTCCCGCGCCAGCTGCCGACACACAATTCCTCATCGCCGAAATAAGACGGTTGTCGCTCGAGGTCGCAGAGCTACGATCGCGACCGTACAACAACCAGCACCAACATACcagccgcccgcgccgccgttTCCAATCACG harbors:
- the LOC141441058 gene encoding uncharacterized protein, which encodes MSSNQEADAGAQRQQTTPPAPPSSQEVSGISLAMRVPPFWRDQPLLWFCSFEAATAELKRSQAQLAQMVIAQLEKQDIQNIADLIYSPPEQEYYKAIKDRLISIYEESNSAQTKKLLTQVELGEQKPSQLLRRMQQLNKDKFPESTIKMMWLEHLPPHVQSVLAVSEAFQSKTTLEDLALLADKMMEVHTSSQHIAAVATPIVPPPPPAIIPPPFPAPAADTQFLIAEIRRLSLEVAELRSRPYNNQHQHTSRPRRRFQSRPRNASQSRSRKNSPMPYCFYHHRYGMDAKKCTPPCSFKPINATEN